The sequence ATGGATGGGAGTTTCAGTTGAATATCTGTCGCACCATACTTGGCATCGCTGAGATTATCCCTGCTCCGGGGCTCCGCGGCCGCATAGACTGTGTAATTGCTGGCATTGAGGCGCCTGCCGATATCGGCGGTGTTCCACATGTAGGACCAGGTGTCGTCAGCCTCGACATGCACACAGGTGAATGTGCCCGGATTGCCATCCTCAACCGCGACCTTTATATCCGAGAGTTTGACGCCGCTGGCAGCGAGATCGGAACCGGTCAGGAAGAGATAAGTGGTCTCGCTGTCAGTGTTAATACCATAGAGAGTGACCTCCTCACCAAGGTAGCGGGTACCACCGTAGGTAGTAATAGTGACTGCACCCTCCTGGATCTTCACCTTGACGTCGTCATAGGTAGTCGGGTCTGCCGGATCCTCTACACGGATCGTGAAGGTCTGGGCGTCAGTGCTCCGGTTCGTGTTGAACTGGATAGACCGGGTGCCGCCGGCGGTGGTCATAACGGTCGCGTTCCGCTCCGGGTTGATCATGCCAACCGTGCTAACTCCGTTCTGGCCGGCTACAATCCACGGGTAATCCGAGTCAGCAAGGCTTTCTTCCGGCTTGATGAACAGGTGGTAGGCCTTGGCCGATTCTCCAGTAATCGTCACGGTGAAACTGTTGCCGCGGATAACGCTGTCCTTGTTTGACGTAATGCCAAGTCCCTTAGGAACTGTCGGGGTCGGTGTTGGTGCCGAGGATTGTTTGAATACTCTAACGCAATGATCGCTGGTTACGTAGACGGTGCCGTCAGCACCAACAGTTATGTCTTTTCCACTTCCTCCAAGAGATCTTGCGAGCAGATTCCCAAAACTATCAAACTTCAGAACGGATGTACTGGAAGCTGCTACAAGAACATCGCCAGCAGAATCAACTGTTATTCCATATGGGTATCCTACTTGCCACTTCAGAAGGAACGCGCCGGTACTGTTAAACATCTGAATACGGTTGTTGTAACAGTCCGCGACATAGACGTTTCCGGCAGCATCGACCACGACATCTACCGCGTTGTGAAACTCCCCATCATAGGTGCCAAACCCTCCCCATGAAGTGAGGAAGTTCCCATCGCTGTCGAACTTCTTGATGCCACCTCCAGCGATGACGTAGGCGTTGCCGTCGGCGTCAAAAGCAATGCTCTGGGGGTATTGGAGTTGCTCTTCGCCGGTGCCGTATGATCCCCATTTCTTAAGAAACGTTCCGTTGCTATCGAATACCTGTATGCGGTAATAATCTACCACATACACCTTTCCATCGGCATCCAGCGCGATATTATCAGGTTGATAAAACTCTCCGTCACCAGAGCCCGAAGACCCCCACTGCAGAAGGAACGCGCCGGTACTGTCGAACTTCTGTATCCGATCGCAATAATCCGCCACGTAGACGTTCCCCTCGGCATCGACGGCTATCCCGGTCGGACGGTTGAACCGTCCGTCATCCGCGCCGAGAGATCCCCACGTGGCGATGAGTTCGTACTCGCCGAGCTCGGACGCCAGCACAGGCGGGCAGGCGAGAACCGCCAGCAGGGAAAATACAATGAATAAGCCATATTTTCCGATCATACCGCTCCCTCCAGGCTCCCGTGCCAGCATCCGCCCGGGGAGGCCTGCGGGAACCGTGATCAGAGATCGCATGTGGGACAGTGGTATTATAGGGGGCATAAGCCTTGCGATTGTTTCGCGGGCCACCCTGAAGCGTCTGTTTCTTTACGCAGAGGAGTTTTGAAGCGATAGACAAACCATGATTTACCGGGCCGGCTCCCGGATCCTGAGGGTAAGCGGATCTGAAGACAGTCGTGCCCGCCGGAGGGGGTTACATATCCTCCGACCACCCCGCGCGCTGGTGGTGTCCCCCTCCGGATGCTCCTCAGTGTTCATCGACCAGATTCTGCCTCCCGGAGCATCAGGAAGATTCAGGATATATAAGGTCGATGGTTGCATTAATTGTCGGCACAATTTTCTTTCGCTCTTCCATCCCTATTTCAAATGATATCACCTTCGGGTGAACTGCTTCGTTGCGTATCTCTTCCACCAAACCGCATTTCTCCATCACCTCAATATACCTACCCGATGAGCCTTGGCCGAGTAGCTGACGCAATTTAATCGCAAAAGGATTCTCAGGGTATTTGATCAGATCATCTGATAGCCGGGCCCATTGACCCAGAGTAATCTGTTTCGCAGAGACTTGGTGCGAATACCAAAATGACTTCCAGAGTCTACCCTCCTCTCTGGGGCGATAGCGAACGCTCTGAGGGATACCCCCTCCATATGCTCTTCTTAGTTGGCCCCCGACCTTTCGCGTGATCTCCTGATGCAGCAATTTCTCCAATCCTTTCCCATATTGCCAGATCAGAGATGAACCTGCATCCGGAGGGTTGTTCGGGTTCCGGTAGGAGTGGATCGTCGCCCGATCTGCACTTGCAAGGATCTTCTTCGCATCAGGATCGGTGATTTTTTCGAGCGCGATCATAGGCTCATCGGTCGGAAAGTCGCTCACCAGACCCTCACGTGCCCCATGAATGGCCCGGAAGTACACATTCCCGATGGAGTCCTCCGGATTGATTGAGCACAACTGTTCTTCGGTATAGTGGATGAGTTGCTGAGCGATGCTCTCGCCAAACGCAGGCAGAGCATTATCACCCGCACCAACAGGAGAAAAGACGTGCAGGACGTCACACTCTACTCCATTTTCTGCAACCATCCCTTTGAAACACTGCCAGTTGATGAGATCCCGGTAGTAGTAGATGCCTGTAAAATCGAAAATTCGCCGGATACTCAGGGATTTGACATAGTCGAAGAGAACCTCCGTCAGGAAGTCATCATCCCTCCATATTCGTTGAACCGGATCATCGTCATAGAGTGGTATCGAATAGAGCTGCACCGGATCAACAGGTATTATGGCCCCATATAGGCCAGATAGAATCAGGAAATGGTGCCCGGAGTTCAGCACCACCCTTTTGCCACGAACTTTAAGGTTCTGGTAAAATCGCCCCTCATATCTCCAGAGCGCAGGGAGATAGAAACCCTCTTCAAAACCGCCAAAATCCCTGCCGCGTACCAGATTTTGGTTATAGGGATGGTTTCTCTGGTCTGCCTTATCAAAAAGGATATCCCCCTGATGTAAAGCCTTTAAAACTTCCTTCCTTCTGGATACAATTTGATCACGACGATCCGGAAGGTATCTCGCGCAGATTGTATTATCCTCATTGTAGTATGGAAACCCCTCTTCCGCCTTCCCGAATGAACAGATTGTAAGGAATAACACCCCACTCTGAGGATTGTAGACATCATCTATCCCATGGGCCAGAGAGGCGATATCACCAAGATCGTTGAAGAGAGTGATCTTGAGCCCGGCGTCTTTGAGCCTCTCTATAAGGTTCTGATGCAACGGATGGAACTTCGAATCGCCCGTGTCCCCGTAGAAGAATATCTCGTACTTCTCCAGACTCTTCTCAGCCCTGGAGACGAGCTGCTCAAACTCTGCAGGAGTGACCTCATCGGGCGGTTTGTCGTACCATCCCCGCCGCTCTCCCGGAAACCACACCCCGTACTCGTCCGAAAAAATCGCCCAGAATGCCCCGGCCTCCTTGCACGCCTTGATAAATTTCTGGATCCGTTCGCTCGTATACAACTTGTCAGGGGTCACCGCCTCGTTGGATTTTTTGAATGAGTCATTCTTCTGCCAGCTGCAATACGTAAGGAATATTCTCATGTATGAGGCATCAACCCATTTTGGGATAAATGTATATACCTCGATTTCCGGGATTCTTACACTCAGCCAACCAATCTATAGTGAATTTCCCATCTCCCGCCGCCCCACGATCCCTGCAACAACCGTATCGAGATCCCGTTCGAGCCAGGCCCTGCGCTCTCCGGTATAGTCCCCGCTTCCGTGGGAGTAACTCCGGATGAACCGCAGCGCACCAACAGGCCCGTGGATAGCCCAATGCAGTTTGTTCTGCACGGTTTTGAAGAACTCAAGCGTCAGCGGGTGCTTCGGATCATAGTCGACGCTCGTTGCATAGATATCGGTGATCTTCTGATAGAACCGCCGCTCCGACGCCCTGATATCACGGATCCGCTCCAGAAGTTCATCGAAGTAGTCCCGTCCGATCCCGCCGGACTCCTTCAGGCGCTCATCATCCAGAACAAAACCCTTCACCACGTACTCCGCTAGCTGCTTCGTCGCCCACTGCCGGAACCGGGTCCCCTGGTGCGAACGCACCCGGTAGCCCACGGCAAGGATCACGTCGAGGTTGTAGAAGTCCACCAGGCGTTCGACCTGACGATCTCCCTCCTGTTGAACTATCCGGAATTTCCGGATAGTTGCCTGGGGGTGGAGTTCGCCTTCCTCGTAAATATTCTTGATATGCCCGTTAATTGTCTTGACAGACCTCTGATACAACTCCGCGATCAACCGTTGCGGCAGCCAGACCGTCCCGTCGAACAGGCGGACCTGCACACGGGTCTCACCTCCTTCAGTCTGGTAGAGGAGGAACTCAGACGCCCCCTCGAGCGGCACCGGCGTCTCCTCGCTCATGCCGATCCCCCCCCGGCACGTTCTGTATCGGGTTCCACGCCTCATCGGCCTTACCATAAAGGAGATTTGGCCGCATCCCGTTATCAAGATAGGACATGCGGGGCGAAAGTGAATAACTTTCCATCACATTTCGAAGGACTCATACCTCCATCCATCACATGATAACCAAATGATCGACAGAGACTCCGGCATCGACCCCCTGACGCTGATCCTCGCCCTCCTCATCCTCATCGGGATCATCATCGCCTTCTGGCCCCTCCTCGACGCCGTGGTGCTCGCGTTCTCCCTTGCTGCCGTCCTCGTCCCGTTCAAACAGCGCCTGGCCGGCCGCTACTCCTCAGACCGCACCGCCGCCGTCATCATCACGACCCTCTCCTTCGCCGTAGTCTCAGGAATACTCGTCTTGACGGCGGCGATCATCTACACAAACCTCGACTACATCTTCGGCATGGCAAACACCATCATCCGCTGGGTGCAGACCTTCCCCGGCGCCGGCGCCCTCTCCCCCGAGATGCTCGCTGGAACCCTTCGGGCCGTCGTCGGTGCCCTCCGTGCCTACATCGAAGACATCGCCGTAGACCTCCCCATAATCCTCTTAAAGGCGTTCATCTTCTTCCTCGCGCTCTACCTCTTCGTCCTCTCCGGCGATCACGTTGCGCGGGAACTCCGGTCAGTCCTCCCCGGGCGCCTCGCAGCCTCAGTGAACAGCCTCTCGGGAAAGACCGTCGACACCCTCTACGCCGTCTACATCGTCAACGTCCAGGTGGCCCTCATCACCTTCCTCGTCTCCATCCCCTTCTTCATACTCTGGGGCTACGGCCACGTCCTCTTCTTCTCGGTCCTGATGGGCATCTTCCAGCTCGTCCCGTTCCTCGGACCCCAGCTCCTGATCATCTTCCTTGCCATCTACGCCCTCGCCTGCGGCGACATCCCCCGAGCCGTCGCGATGCTTGCCGTCGGCTACCCCCTGATATCAGGGTCCGCCGACTTCTACTTCCGGCCCAAGATGATGGGGAAGCGGACGGCGATCCATCCCGTCCTGATGATGATCGGCCTCTTTGGGGGGCTTGCGCTCTTCGGGCTCCTCGGGGTGATCCTCGGCCCGCTCTTCGCCGCGCTCCTGGTCTCCGCCTACGAGCTCCTCATCGCGCAGCTCCGGTCCGGGAAAGAGGAGGCGATAGCGGTCAACGGTCAGGGGTAACTATATCCCGCGCTCCGCCCCCTTCCGGAGCATGCCCGCCCGAAAGCAGCGGTGGAGGAGGAGCCTCCCGGCCGACCTCATGGCCGGGGCGACCACCGCCCTCGTCGGCATCCCGCAGGCGATGGGGTTTGCCATCGTCGCCGGCGTCAACCCCGTCTATGGCCTCTACGCCGCCACATTCGCGACAGCGATCGGGGCGCTCCTCACCGGCTCCTCCTATCTCAAGGTGATGCTCTCAAACATCCTCGCGGTCTCGATCTACTCGGTTCTCGCCCCCATCCCGGAGGCCGACATCCCCGCCACCCTCTTTGTCCTGACGCTCCTTGTCGGGATCTTCCAGCTCGGGTTTGGGCTCGTCCGGGCCGGCAGCCTGACCGGGTTCATATCAAACGCCGTCCTCACCGGGTTCATCATCGGGGGGGCGCTTCTCATCATCCTCGGGCAACTCGGGAACCTCACTGGGTACGAACTCGAGAGAGGCGGGATCAGGATCTTTGCGGCGGCTGACCTCCTCCGCCACACCGCCGAAATCAACCCCCAGGCTCTCGCGGTCGGCCTCCTCACCACCGGGCTCGTCCTTGCCTTCCGGCGGGTGCCGCATCTCCGCACCGCTGCCCTGCTCCTCCCGATCATCATAGCGACCCTCATCGTCCGGGCCGCGGAGATCGAGGTCGCGCTCGTCAGCGATATCAGCGCCATCCCGGCAGGCCTCCCCGCCCCCGTCATCCCCGACCTCGCCCTCGCACCCGGGCTCCTCGTCCCGGCGCTCGCCCTCGCCATCCTCGGGCTTGTGATGGCCGTCGGGGTCACGGAGAAGACCCCGGAACCTGACGGGACCATCGCCGACGTGAACCAGGACTTCCGGGGGCAGGGGATCACGAACATCCTCACGAGTCTCTTCCAGTGCGCACCGGCGAGCGGGTCACTCTCGGCGACAGCGCTCAACGTGAGTGCGGGGGCAGAGACCCGGGCAGCAAACCTCTTCTCAGGCGTCATCGTCGGACTGCTCATCCTCCTTGCAGGACCGCTCGCGGAACTGATACCCCTCCCGGCTCTCGCCGGACTCCTGATTCTCATCGGGGCAGAACTCATGTACCGGCCTCACGAGATCGCCTGTATCTGGAAGTACTCCCGCTCCGGACGCTGGGCGATGGTTGCAACCTTTCTCTCCACCCAGGTGCTCCCGCTCCAGTACAGCATCTACATCGGGGTCTTCCTCTCGCTTGCCATCTACCTGGTCACCTCCACCCGGGGGGCCTCCGTGGTACGCCTCGTGCCGGTGGGCGAAGGGATGTTCCGGGAAGAGCGGGCGCCGGACCGGCTCCCGGAGGGGCAGGTCACCGTCCTCTCGATCTCAGGCAACGTCTTCTTCGCCACACTCCAGGCCATCGAGCGATCGCTCCCGTCCCCCGAAGGAGCGAGGGGCGCCGTCGTGATCTTTGCCCTCCGGGGGCAGGTCGAGGCCGGGACCGGGCTCTTCCGGATGCTGGAGCGGTACGCCCGGCAGGTTCACGCCCACGGGAGCCGGCTCATCCTCGCTGAGGTCGACCCCGGGCTCCTTGCGGGCCTCAGCGAGACCGGAGCGACGCCGGTCATCGGCGAGTCGATCTTCGAGGCTATCCGGGCGGCCGACAGGTGAGGCCCCGCCTGGAAAACTCTTTCTTCCGGAAAGCCCCAATACCTGTTCTGTGGATATGACCGGCGAAAGTCTCTCCCCCCCTGCCCGCATCGCGATCGTCGGAGCGGCGGTCGTCATCGTCCTCGCAGGGGTCAGGGCGGCCACGCCGATCCTCGGTCCGTTCCTCGTCGCGGTCTTCTTCGCTATGATCACCGCGCCCGCCATGGCGTGGATGACACGCCGGGGGGTGCCGCCGGTCATCGCCGCCGGGACGGTGGTCGCGGGGCTCATCGGGATCCTCGTCGGGGCGGCCCTCTTCCTCGGGGCGGCCCTCACACAGTTTCTCCTCTCCCTGCCCCGTTACCGGGCGGCGCTCGAGGCGCAGGCGGCCGCCCTCGCCAGTTACGGCATCGACCCCGGCAGCATCCGGATCTGGGACTACATCGACCAGGGAACAGTGGTCAGGGAGGTCGCCGGACTCGCCCGGCAGGTCGGGAGCATCGCCTTCGACGCCTTCCTTGTCTTCATCGCTATCGGGTTCCTCCTCCTTGAGGCGCCCCGGCTCGCGGCGGGGCTCAGGCGGCACCTCGGGGCGGAGAGCCCCCTCTACCGGCACTTCTCGCAGTCGGGCCGGCTCCTCATCGAGTACGTGATCGTCAGGACCAAAGTGAACCTGGTCACCGGTGTCGGGACCGGGCTCTTCCTCTACATCCTCGGGGTCGAGTTCGCTGCGCTCTGGGGGTTCGTCGCCTTCGTGCTCAGTTACGTCCCCTACATCGGTCTCGTCGCTGCCGCAATCCCGCCCACGCTCCTCGCCCTGGTCGGGATCGGGCCGGCGGGCGCGGTCACCGTCATCATCGCCATCGCCCTCATCGACGCCGCCGCCGAGAACCTGATCTTCCCCCAGATCGCGAGCCAGGGGCTCAACCTCTCGCCGTTCGTCGTCCTCTTCTCCGTCGTCTTCTGGGGCCTCATCCTCGGGGCGGTCGGGGTCTTCCTCGCCATCCCCCTGACGATCGCGGTGAAACTCTTCCTCGAGAGCTGGGATGAGACACGGTGGATTGGTGAACTGATGGACGCAGGGGACCGGCGGGAGTAGGCCGGAGGCGTTATATACCCCGTGATATATCCTGTGCCGGATATTATTCAGGAGGGTATGTATGAGCGATCTGGTTGTCATCGCCTACGATGGCGAGGATACCGCGTTCCGGGTCAGAGACCGGCTGGTCAGCCTGACGAAGGAGCACGTCATCGAACTGGAGGACCTGGTGGTCGTCGTCCACCACCGGGACGGGAAGACCGAGATCAAGCAGTCCACCGATCTCGCAAGCCTGGGGGCGCTCTCCGGCGCCTTCTGGGGGCTCCTGATCGGCCTGATCTTCTTAGCGCCGATCTTCGGGCTTGCCATCGGCGCTATCGCCGGCGCACTCGCCGGACGCTTCTCAGACTACGGCATCGACGACAAATTCATAAAAGAGGTCGCGGAGAGCGTCGGCCCGGGCAACTCCGCGGTATTCCTGCTCATCAAGAAGATGACGCCTGACAAGGTTGTCGACGCCATCAGGGACTATGGAGGCCATGTCATCAGGACGTCGCTCTCTGAGACAGAGGAGGCGAACCTCCGCGAAGCGTTCGGGGCCGGAGTACCGGCAAAAGCAGAAGTGCCGCCGCCCTCGGCGTAAGCGGGGATACGAGGGGGGTTATCTGCACGGAGCAGGACGGTTGCGGGCACTGATATCAGGCTTGAGCGGTGGTGATGCCGGGGATAGGGCCGGGGCAGGCAGGAGGATGTTTAACGGTGCTCATCCAAATATGGATGTATGAAGAGACCCATCGGCCTCTACCTCGCCTACCTCTTCCAGTTCCTCATCGCCGCAAACATCTTCATCGCCCTCTCGCTCGGTGAGTACTCGCAGGTCTTCGGCGGCGTCCTTGCGCTCGGCCTGACACTGGTCCCCGCCATCGTCACCCGCCGGGGGAACATCACGCTCCCCTGGGAGATCAACCTCCTCGTCGCCCTCTCGCTCTACCTCCACGTGGCGGGCGGAGTCAGGGGGTTCTACGACCTCTACTACCCCTACTACGACAAGGTCGCTCACCTCATCTCAGGGATAACCGTCTCGGTGCTCGCCTTCGTCGCAGTCCTGCTCCTCGACCGGTTCAGCAGGCTCAACCTCTCCCGGTGGATGATCGTCGGGTTCATCATCATCTTCGCGATGGCGATGGAGGGGTTCTGGGAGATCTATGAATGGCTGTTCGACACCTTCCTCGGGACAAACCTCCAGCACGGCCTCGACGATACCATGCTTGATATGATCTTCGTCCTCATCGGGGCGGTCATCGTTGCACTCACCGGGAACCGGTACCTCTCAGAGTTCTCAAAAGAGGAACTCACCGGGAAGATGGTCCCAAAAGAACCCCGGAGAGAGTGACGGGCGGACATCACCCCCGGGCAGGGAACCCTTTTTTACCCCGGCGACCTACCGGTGATCAGGCAGACAGCGATCCCATGCGCTATTATAAAGACATCATATTCGAAAAGCCCGTACCGGAAGAGATCCGGCGGCTCGGGCTGCTCCCGGCGGACCTGCACTTTCACACCAGCTACTCCGACTCCGCCACCCGCGTGCGTGACGCACTGAAACTCGCGGCCCGGCGGGGGATCGGGCTTGCAATCACAGACCATAACCAAGTCGGCGGGGTGCTTGAGGCCGGGCGGCAGAAGAGCCGCGTCCCCCTCATCCCCGGGATCGAGGTCAGCGCCAACGACGGCCCGCACATCCTCCTCTACTTCTCCGCGGTCTCCGACCTCGTGGACTTCTACAGCCACCATGTCGAGAAGAACCGTAGGACCGGCCCCTTCACCGCGATACGCCTCGACACCGCCGATATCCTCGAGGCGGGCGAGGGCTACCCCTGCATCACGGTCGAGGCGCACCCCTGCGGTTACGCCTTCCTGAACCGGGGAGTCCAGCGGTGCGTCGCCGGGGATTACATCGACGAAGAGGTCTTCTCCCGCCTCGACGCACTCGAGGTCATCTGCGGCGGGATGGCCCGGTCCCACAACCAGAAGGCGGCCGAACTCGCCACCGCCCACGGCCTCGGCCGGACGGGCGGAACCGACGGCCACCTCCTCCATGAACTCGGCGGGGTCGTCACCTGCGCAGAGGCCGATACCGCAGAAGAGTTCCTGGAAGCTGTCCGTAGGAGAGAGACCGTCATCATCGGCCACGAGCGGCCGCTCGTCGAGAAGGCGGTGATGGGGACCGCGGTCCTCCCGCACCACCTCCCCTACACTGTCCCCATCCTCCAGGCACGCTGGGAGCAGAGCCTCCCCAGGATCAGAAAGTTCGTCAGGACCCGGCTGAACGGGTGAGCGGCCCTCTCACCCGAGCGGCGAGAAGAGCCGGGAGACCGACTCCTTCATCCTGACCCGGCGGGGCCGCGCCCGGTAGCTCTCCAGCGTGATCTCGGTCGAGACGACGAGGTCTTCCTCGAAGGCCCGTGCAAGTTCAGCCCCGACCGCCGCATCGTAGAAGAAGGCGTTCGCCTCAAAGTTCAGCCGGAAACTCCGCACATCCCAGTTCGCGCTCCCGACCGACCCCGCCTTTCCGTCGACGACGATCGTCTTTGCGTGGAGGAACCCGTCATCGTAGGTGTAGGCCCGCACCCCGGCGTCGAGGAGATCGCCGATGAACGAGAGGCTCGCCCAGTAGACGAACGGGTGGTCGGGCTTGCAGGGGATCATGACCCTGACGTCAACCCCGGAGAGCGCTGCGATCCGCAGGGCGTCGGTGACGCTATCGTCGGGTACGAAGTAAGGTGTCTGGATGTAGACCGACTCCCGGGCGGAGTTGATCAGTTTGATGTAGCCCTCCTTTATTGGGTTCCACCGGGTATCCGGGCCGCCGGAGACGATCTGGACCGGTGTCGTCCCGCGGTCGCCGGGGTCAGGGAAGTAGTGGGAGCGGGGGCCCGGCCCCGGGTACTCGCCGGTCACGTAATGCCAGTCAAGGAAGAACCGGAGCTGGAGAAGCTGGACAGCCCGCCCCGTGATCCGGAAAGCGGTATCGCGCCAGGGGCCAAGAGGACCTTTTCCCAGGTAGTCGTCCCCGATGTTGAACCCGCCGATGAACCCCACCGTCCCGTCGATGACCGCGATCTTTCGGTGGTTGCGGTAGTTGACCCGGTAGACCGAGGGAAAGAAGACCCCGATCTCCCCGCCGGCATCGGTCAGTTCCGAGAACGCCTTCCGTGACCCACCCCCGGCACGGGTTCCCATCGCGTCGAAGAGGAGGCGGACCTCGACGCCCTCCCGTGCCTTCTCCGCGAGGGCGTGGACGACCGCCCGCCCCAGTTCGTCGTTGTTGATGACGAAGTACTCCAGGTGGATGTGGTGGCGTGCCCCCCGGATCGCGGCAAAGAGCGCGTCGAACTTATCCTTACCCCGGGTGTAGAGATCGACCCGGTTCCCCCCGGTCAGGAACGCTCGGTTGTTCTGGAGGAGAAGAAAGATCGTCTCGCGGAACTCCTCAGCCTCGGGGGTGGAG is a genomic window of Methanoculleus bourgensis MS2 containing:
- a CDS encoding peroxide stress protein YaaA, with amino-acid sequence MRIFLTYCSWQKNDSFKKSNEAVTPDKLYTSERIQKFIKACKEAGAFWAIFSDEYGVWFPGERRGWYDKPPDEVTPAEFEQLVSRAEKSLEKYEIFFYGDTGDSKFHPLHQNLIERLKDAGLKITLFNDLGDIASLAHGIDDVYNPQSGVLFLTICSFGKAEEGFPYYNEDNTICARYLPDRRDQIVSRRKEVLKALHQGDILFDKADQRNHPYNQNLVRGRDFGGFEEGFYLPALWRYEGRFYQNLKVRGKRVVLNSGHHFLILSGLYGAIIPVDPVQLYSIPLYDDDPVQRIWRDDDFLTEVLFDYVKSLSIRRIFDFTGIYYYRDLINWQCFKGMVAENGVECDVLHVFSPVGAGDNALPAFGESIAQQLIHYTEEQLCSINPEDSIGNVYFRAIHGAREGLVSDFPTDEPMIALEKITDPDAKKILASADRATIHSYRNPNNPPDAGSSLIWQYGKGLEKLLHQEITRKVGGQLRRAYGGGIPQSVRYRPREEGRLWKSFWYSHQVSAKQITLGQWARLSDDLIKYPENPFAIKLRQLLGQGSSGRYIEVMEKCGLVEEIRNEAVHPKVISFEIGMEERKKIVPTINATIDLIYPESS
- a CDS encoding PHP domain-containing protein gives rise to the protein MRYYKDIIFEKPVPEEIRRLGLLPADLHFHTSYSDSATRVRDALKLAARRGIGLAITDHNQVGGVLEAGRQKSRVPLIPGIEVSANDGPHILLYFSAVSDLVDFYSHHVEKNRRTGPFTAIRLDTADILEAGEGYPCITVEAHPCGYAFLNRGVQRCVAGDYIDEEVFSRLDALEVICGGMARSHNQKAAELATAHGLGRTGGTDGHLLHELGGVVTCAEADTAEEFLEAVRRRETVIIGHERPLVEKAVMGTAVLPHHLPYTVPILQARWEQSLPRIRKFVRTRLNG
- the cls gene encoding cardiolipin synthase yields the protein MALEIILAIILVLNVIFAVTIVFFERRNPTAALAWLVVLFSLPSIGFVLYLLFGQNYTRQKMFVIKREEDRRFLQEVFLEQYREFADPHYRFSTPEAEEFRETIFLLLQNNRAFLTGGNRVDLYTRGKDKFDALFAAIRGARHHIHLEYFVINNDELGRAVVHALAEKAREGVEVRLLFDAMGTRAGGGSRKAFSELTDAGGEIGVFFPSVYRVNYRNHRKIAVIDGTVGFIGGFNIGDDYLGKGPLGPWRDTAFRITGRAVQLLQLRFFLDWHYVTGEYPGPGPRSHYFPDPGDRGTTPVQIVSGGPDTRWNPIKEGYIKLINSARESVYIQTPYFVPDDSVTDALRIAALSGVDVRVMIPCKPDHPFVYWASLSFIGDLLDAGVRAYTYDDGFLHAKTIVVDGKAGSVGSANWDVRSFRLNFEANAFFYDAAVGAELARAFEEDLVVSTEITLESYRARPRRVRMKESVSRLFSPLG
- a CDS encoding AI-2E family transporter; protein product: MTGESLSPPARIAIVGAAVVIVLAGVRAATPILGPFLVAVFFAMITAPAMAWMTRRGVPPVIAAGTVVAGLIGILVGAALFLGAALTQFLLSLPRYRAALEAQAAALASYGIDPGSIRIWDYIDQGTVVREVAGLARQVGSIAFDAFLVFIAIGFLLLEAPRLAAGLRRHLGAESPLYRHFSQSGRLLIEYVIVRTKVNLVTGVGTGLFLYILGVEFAALWGFVAFVLSYVPYIGLVAAAIPPTLLALVGIGPAGAVTVIIAIALIDAAAENLIFPQIASQGLNLSPFVVLFSVVFWGLILGAVGVFLAIPLTIAVKLFLESWDETRWIGELMDAGDRRE
- a CDS encoding AI-2E family transporter, with the protein product MIDRDSGIDPLTLILALLILIGIIIAFWPLLDAVVLAFSLAAVLVPFKQRLAGRYSSDRTAAVIITTLSFAVVSGILVLTAAIIYTNLDYIFGMANTIIRWVQTFPGAGALSPEMLAGTLRAVVGALRAYIEDIAVDLPIILLKAFIFFLALYLFVLSGDHVARELRSVLPGRLAASVNSLSGKTVDTLYAVYIVNVQVALITFLVSIPFFILWGYGHVLFFSVLMGIFQLVPFLGPQLLIIFLAIYALACGDIPRAVAMLAVGYPLISGSADFYFRPKMMGKRTAIHPVLMMIGLFGGLALFGLLGVILGPLFAALLVSAYELLIAQLRSGKEEAIAVNGQG
- the rhuM gene encoding RhuM family protein, encoding MSEETPVPLEGASEFLLYQTEGGETRVQVRLFDGTVWLPQRLIAELYQRSVKTINGHIKNIYEEGELHPQATIRKFRIVQQEGDRQVERLVDFYNLDVILAVGYRVRSHQGTRFRQWATKQLAEYVVKGFVLDDERLKESGGIGRDYFDELLERIRDIRASERRFYQKITDIYATSVDYDPKHPLTLEFFKTVQNKLHWAIHGPVGALRFIRSYSHGSGDYTGERRAWLERDLDTVVAGIVGRREMGNSL
- a CDS encoding DUF1269 domain-containing protein yields the protein MSDLVVIAYDGEDTAFRVRDRLVSLTKEHVIELEDLVVVVHHRDGKTEIKQSTDLASLGALSGAFWGLLIGLIFLAPIFGLAIGAIAGALAGRFSDYGIDDKFIKEVAESVGPGNSAVFLLIKKMTPDKVVDAIRDYGGHVIRTSLSETEEANLREAFGAGVPAKAEVPPPSA
- a CDS encoding SulP family inorganic anion transporter, with the translated sequence MPARKQRWRRSLPADLMAGATTALVGIPQAMGFAIVAGVNPVYGLYAATFATAIGALLTGSSYLKVMLSNILAVSIYSVLAPIPEADIPATLFVLTLLVGIFQLGFGLVRAGSLTGFISNAVLTGFIIGGALLIILGQLGNLTGYELERGGIRIFAAADLLRHTAEINPQALAVGLLTTGLVLAFRRVPHLRTAALLLPIIIATLIVRAAEIEVALVSDISAIPAGLPAPVIPDLALAPGLLVPALALAILGLVMAVGVTEKTPEPDGTIADVNQDFRGQGITNILTSLFQCAPASGSLSATALNVSAGAETRAANLFSGVIVGLLILLAGPLAELIPLPALAGLLILIGAELMYRPHEIACIWKYSRSGRWAMVATFLSTQVLPLQYSIYIGVFLSLAIYLVTSTRGASVVRLVPVGEGMFREERAPDRLPEGQVTVLSISGNVFFATLQAIERSLPSPEGARGAVVIFALRGQVEAGTGLFRMLERYARQVHAHGSRLILAEVDPGLLAGLSETGATPVIGESIFEAIRAADR